The sequence GCATGACAGTGTGAGATTGGTGTGGTACAGAACTACAGACAGTGACATGTCCAGTCCTacggcaaaaaaaaaaaaaaaaacagaccCGGCTGGAGTGTTGGACTCGAACTCCTTTGATtaggtggagactggagacattATGACTAGATTTGGGCGTTGGTTATCTCACTACTAATTTCATGCATGAGTGCAAGTGTCAGCTTGTCCCATAATTAAGACCTGGAAGCTTGTTCAATTTATTATGCTAAACAAGTTGGCTTTTTGTGAGGTCCATGCTTTCTTCATCTGATTATGGGACCCTCTGGGCGTACAGTTTTGCAGTACTGCCTCTTCACTGGCCATCTTAATCAAATAATCAAAAGGCCAATATCAACTGCTATAAAATCCAATGCTCAATGATCTTACGAGCAATCTGAGACGCATACATACGCGGTTCGAGTTTTCACACATTCTGAAATACGATCGAGTACTGCTCTAGTTGGCAAACAGACAAAAACCCTGATTGATTCAACAAGTCTGCAGCGAAGCCAAGAAGCGTGTTGCTAGAGGCATGACTGCGATATGGAACAGCAGATTTGAAACCAGTGAACACTGACGCTTTGGAGAGCCAGCCATGTCAAAATCTGTTGCCCCCCCTTTTTTGATCTGTACATCTCTTCAACCACCCAAAGATGAGGGATAACGTGCAGCTTTCGAGCACTGTAGCTCGACAGTGGGGCTTGGTTCTCTAGGCATTGCATGTTGATGTGAAAGAGATACGGACAGACAGACAGGCAGACATGGAGCATGTAATCAAACGAACCATCTGGAGAGGCGGCGTTCGTACTCTATAAGAAAATCAGTATTTGCAAGCAGTGAATCAGTTAAAATCATATTGGTTTTTTCCTTGATTCGAGAGAAAGGGATCGCCACAGGAGGTCTGAAACAGAACCGGCGACCCAAGGATGGAGCAACGCATTGACAGTCTGACAGTGCCGCTTCGGTCCTTTCAGGGCAATGGTGGTCACAGTCACGTCCGATATATGGATTTGTACCCAGAGAAGCTTCAAGCACTCCAAGAAAAAAAAAGCTTGGATTGTTGAGCAAACACAGCCAAGTTTACACGCACGCAACGTAACCTCCGTTTCCAGGTCGCGAAGAGCGACCCGATGTCGGGAATGCGCTAGCTTTATTGCTGCAAATGCCACGAACAGCctctttattttattattgttCTCAAGAAGGTTTAAAGCGTTCTTGTGAGCAAGGTTATTACGTAACTTTTGTTGTGCATCCAGTCACAGGCCATGATCTTCACCGGCTGGCTGGTTGGTCTCCAGACGTGTCTGCGTCTGCGATAGCCGATAGGCTCTTGCAGGTAAATCCCTGCCCCATCCTTCGGCCCCCACTGTTATGAATGCACATTGCCCCCCACTGCACTCATAAGACTAAGATGGCATTGCAACCGCTGCCTTTGCACACACACCATTGCACCCCCCTCCCTTTCTTGAACACTAGAAAGCAAAACCCTAGCACTGACCATGGCAAGCTGCCTCGTTCACCACGGAACGGAACGGAACGACGCCTTCCATTTGCGCCCACAGATGCTTTTGAGCGCCTACTAGAATCAAACGGTCCGGCCGGGTCTCTGCGaatttttattttatttgaaaAAATCTTCGTGCTTTATAAAGCTTTCGTGGGGGAGAAGGAGTCTGAATTTCGTCAGGATCTGGTGCAGTTCCACGTGGGGATTGATTTGAACGACCGTGATTATAAAGCGCGGCTCACCTTTCGATCAACCTAGTATTCCTTGCTTGCTTCGGTTTAAAACCCACCCTAACCAGATGCATCTTTCGATCAGCTGTGGGGGGAATCCAGTTAACAACGACTGCATCTGAAATCTGGGGAGCTGTGCAAAACCACTGGCGGAGCAATGTGACTGGGAATCCAGTTAACAATGACTGAATCTGATCTGGGGAGCTGCGCAAACCACTGGCGGAGCAACGTGACCGAACATGAGCGCGGCAGCCTTCCAGTGCATCACCGGCCGGCCACATGTGGACAGATTAGCGCATGCGTAAGTGCGTAACCCATGTCCCTAAGCAGTATTCAAGCGGGGCACACGGGTACAGCCCGCCTCGGTTTCTGCGCTAAGGAATCGAGAGAGGTCTTATTCATTTCTTCTCAGGCCATATCCCCCCACCCCGATCAAGGCATGTGTATCTTTTTTTTTACGTAAAATATCTAGCAGGACATATTTTCGCGTGATAGCTTATCGTGCGCACACGAATGACCATGCCACCGTGCTTTGATTGATAGGACCTGAGCTATACACTGTTAACAAATTCTTATAAACAGTCTTATACTATATGCCAGCATTTAGCGCCCTTTGCTATGTGCTACATAAAACCTCGCTCTTTATTCTACGCGCCTTTATTCCAAGTCTTATTCGGTTACTTGatttcataattttaaagtttttttttaaaaaatctgcACAACCTTTGCATCTCTAGCTAGGAAAGATATTTCTAGGTTCTTTTGGTTACTTGTGTTGTACCTTGCTTTTTTTAACTCTTAATTAAAGTCAGAGCTCCTGGCATTACGTCTAGGTTCTTGTTAGCAATATCTGTGTTGTTTGGGTGCTCATCCAAAATAAACTCCTCACAGCAGACAACCTAGCACGTCGTGGATGGCCGCACCACCCATCTTGCGCCCTATGCAATGGACCTATAGAATCAGGACTCCATCTATGCCTAACCTGCCCCTTCGCTCATGAGGTCTGGAACACAGTTCTTGCTTGGGAAAGCTTTTCCCTGCCGCAACATGTGGATTGGAGCAACATCTCCAGCATTAGCGAGTGGTGGGAGAAGACGGAGACTCTCTTTCCGTAAGATCGCAAAAGGGAGTTCAATGACCTAGTCATCTACACTATGTGGAACCTTTGGAGACCTCTGGAAGGAGCGCAACCGAAGAATCTTTGAGCATTGCTCGCTGTCACCGCTCCAGACCGCAGGGAGAGTAAGAGAGTGTGTCTTGCTCTATGAAAGTGTGTCCAGCCGCCTTGGCTTGTACTAGGGTTGTCTGTCATGTTCCTTCTTAGGTGTCCGATCCTATGGCCTGAGGGTTGCCGACTCTATGTACTCtaacttttttcctctttcttaaTTGAAAGGCAGAGTTCTTACCACTTCGTTCAAAAAAAGCAATATCTGTGTTGCGAACCCATTTTTTACAGAAGTAAAAGAGAGAGATTCTTTCTCAACTCGTATTCTTTCCAGCGTTATATCTCTGCAAACATACAAGAGAACCAAAAAAAAACTGGCAACCCCACACGCAAATGAAATTCCATAGTCGTCTGGCCGCTGATTGTAGCTTTTGGAGCGATGTCTTGTCAGGTTTCCCTAGTCTCTCATTTCATTCTCATGCGTGTGTTGAGCACTAAAAACGTCCTGGCCCTGAGGTCGGACCGCTGTATAGACTGGCCGCCGTAATGGCGTGGATTGTCCGCTCacgcgcagaatcagttagggtttcAGATTTCTTatgggatttgttagctaaacctGCGAGATTAACTCGGAAACCGACTTATAATAGATCCAGACATCCTCTATATATAAATGAAAGCTACGACTGATTGAACACTCCACAATCGACCTAATCAACTTTACTTcttgtttttaccttatgcattagaatTAGCTTTAGTTTAGCCCCCTAGTTTAGGCTCCCTCTACCTTAAATCTTCACGTCTCTTCGGCTCTACACCGACTAGACGTCATGGGTGACATGCCGACACCAAGACACACCCTAAGATCTCTCCTTCCCGACAGGGTCCCTCCCGGAAGATGAGATTTAGGTCTATTGCGAATAAGACCCTCTGTGCCATCATGGACCGTCTGTgccccaggcgcggaccgtccggccctgtgcttcGGACCGTCCACGCCTCCGTAGAGAGCACCGTCAGGCGGTTCGTTCCAGCGTTTGGCGCCCAGATCGgcacaacatactttttggcgactccgctagggACCAGGTGTCTAAATCTACTGAAAAATCAGGCCCCAAATGGCCGGTTttaaagatcacaccgatatctcgCAGATAATATCCTTAAGCCGGCTATCGGAAGCCTGTCGGTCGATGAACAACAGTTATATGAAGACATGATGATTCAAATGAGGGAGGATGCATGTTGCCAAATCGCCAAGGCCGAGGAGAAAGCAACGGAGAAATTCTTATCATACTTCACGGTGGATCGCTACCAGAAGATTACCAAGCATGAAGAGATCGAGATTGCATCCCTACTACCTTCGCTTCAAATCTCAAATGTAAGTAAATCTACCGACATCCAATCTATTAAGCAACAACAGGATGAAATGAAACAACACATTGGAGGGTTGGAAAAAACAATTATAAAATTAACACGTACATTTGAGAaatctgttgctcctagtttttcGTCATACGAAACTAGCAATACGATATCTGTGTCTAATACATCGGTAGCAAACGAGGATTCACCATGTACTAAACAGAGACATGTACTAAGCAGAAGAAAACCCGACAAAAATGTACCACTGATTCACCATTCACCATATCAGGAGGAGGACTTGATTTGTGCATGCCTCAGCCTCGCATATAACCATTAATTACTGATGAATCTGAAATCTTCAGGACCGGAAGTGATCGATGATCGTCGCCTCGGCGTCGACAGTGAACAGACAGACCCGAGGGTACGGTGGAGAATATTCCGGGCGGCTCTCGACATATTCTCCTCCGTCTCTGTGTGGATGGATGGGTGGAGACGAGGAAAGGTGGAGGCTTGGGCTGCAAGGAGGGGAGGTGACCACGTCCTTGGCCTTGATTCCCGCCCCTTTGCGCAGTGGCTTGTGCAGCAATCccctcctcccctcccctcccctcccctgtgtgcgcgtgagagagagagagagagagagagctggcTGTCTGGCTCTATTCCACTCCATCAATGTAGCCGCTACCTCCCAGCCCCAGGCATTGCAGGTCCATTGCACCAATTGCGTTTGCAGAGAGCAGTGCCAGTGGTCCATTCCATTCCATTCCATTGCATGCATGCCAACGCCATACAAGAGCACCATGCATCGTATACTCGGGGGAGTAGTTGGTGGTCTGCAGCTCCAGTTACAGCCACTGGAAGATCAGATTTGCTTGTGGGTGTGTGAGAGTCAGTGAGTGCACCATGTGGGTACCAAgcccaagagagagagagagagatgatgtGAGCTGTGTCCTGATGAATGGAATGGAATGGAATGCAATGAACTGAAATATCTGTGTGCCGTGGGACTGAGAGATGAGCAGAGCTACACAGATGGCACTGAGGGCTGCCACTAGtgctgcagccattagcttgcaGGCAGGGATCATTGTACTGGCGGTACCAATGCACGCAACAGTGCTGCTGGTCCATGAACCCATGACAACTAGAAAGTGGTCTTCTGGTACAATCAAGCCCCTCaaggaaaaaaaaagaagaagaacaaaacaagggaacAGAGTGGCTGGCTGTGACTATGTCTACGAGTGGGAGAGGACAGAGAGAGTAGTTTGGAGAATCTCTTTCTCGACGCTCAATGGCCGCCGTCCATACTGTACTCGACCGAATCCACagaaatatatatatgtgtgtgaaaCAGGAAAATGAGGCCAAGTTATTCCATTCTCTCCGTAAAAAGACCGGCTGTTGTCACTCTGATTATTCCCACTACCTTGAAGAATATCAAGCTGAGCTTTCTGCCGGTGAATAGTAGATAATGCTATCCCTGTCTTAAATTATAAAATGTTTCGGCATTTCTACGCGTTCATAAATTTCATTATGTACCTTGACGACATAAAATATGCCTAGATGCAAATATAGTTTTAAAACGGGGAGGATATGCTTGTGCACCACTTTTGCCCATGGGCATCAGAAAAAATGTACCAGCAGCTGTTAAAATCTGAAGCTCACAGCTAGACAGCAGCACAGAGAGGCAGAGCCAGCTCTGGCGACTGACAGTGTAATAGTGCCATAATTCAGAGGTGCAGGAAAAGATAAACCTTGCTCAAGATAGATATATTGAAAATAAAGAGAAAAACTGACAGGGACGAACTGAACGTTAAGATCGCTGCAGGGCACACAGGCAAGAGTAATTAAAGTGTAGATTATATGGTGCACTTCCTTTGTTTGACAGCAGAGACACTAGTAAACTTACTGCTCTGATTCTTACATAGTAGTGGAGTGACACAGTCAGTACACAAACAGTAACAAGAGCAGGACTCGAGAGTTACACTTACACCTGGTAACTAATAGCAGTTCATGCATTAACCATAGCCCcagcagctagctagctagctaattACCCCCACCAGTTGATCGCACAGTACAGTAACAGTAAAGTTCACTTTCATGGCTAGTCACCACCACGTCTGATCTGACCTCAGTTCTTCCATCTCACTAGCAGATTACTAAACCTGAAAcaccagaagaagaagaagaaaaaaaaacaaaaacaaaacaaaacaaaagaaGGTGTTTTGCGCTGCCATGGTGACTTCGCGCGGTCTGGAGCTAGCAGAGCTGGTACTGGAACATGTTCTCGGGGCAGGATCTGAGGAGGTCGTCCAGGGCGGTGGCGCCGTCGAAGGCGAGGCAGGGGTCGGAggaagcggcggcggcggcggcggctgtgaGGGAGACGGCGACGGCGCCGACGGCGTTGGTGTTCATGCAGGCGAGGATGTCGTTGAGGGAGCCGAGGCGCGCGGCGAGCTCGGCGGTCTGGGTGCGGAGGACGGCGTTCTCGGCGTCCACGGCGAGGAGGCCCTGCGCGGTGAGGCCGAGCGCGGTGGCCACGTGCGCGTTCTCGCGGCGCAGGTGCGCCGCCTGCGCGGTCAGCTCGTCGAGGTGGCGCTGCTTGCGCATCCGCGACCGCCGCGCGGACTCGCGGTTGGACAGCATCCGCTTCGCGCGGCGCTGCTCCATGAGCGCGCGCAGCTCCTCCTCCGTGCCCGCCGCGGCGGCCAGGGCCGCCGTTGCCGCCGAGAGGGAGCCCGAGCTCCCGCTCCCGCTGGAGGAAGCCATTCTTGCAAGAGACAAAAGAGACAGAGCAGCTCTCTGCTTCTTGATCCCTGGCTCGCTTACTTACTAGAAGCACACACTACCACACCACACTAGCAGAGATCAAAGCCGTCTTTTTTCTCGGCCTCGaaattttctttctttcttcttctttcgtAACTTAATTGACACTAGTAATAAAGGTCTTTGCTAGCAGCAGTAGGGAAGTGCATGCAAGCTAAAGAAGGTTTAGGGAACGACTGAAACGGCGACGACGAAGGCAGAGACTGACACGGAGAGAAGAGGAGGACGGTAGATGCTACTAGATGGAAGggaaagaggaggaggaggagtggGAGAGAAGGGGCGTGGCTATGATGGGGGCGAGTAGTTCATGAGAAGACATAGAACCAGTAGAGGAAGACGACGGAGAAGGACTGGACCAGGTGGGTGCGGCGCCGGAGTGTGGAGTTGATCATAAACCCCGAGAGGAGGATCTCACTGATCACAGGCGACATCAATGAGGAACTCTAGGACGAACGGCAGCATGTGCTTCCCTCGCTGTTGGCTCCGATTGGCACTCCCAATCGGAGCAACCGGCCTGCGcggcgggttttgcggcggcgagGCCGGAGGACACAGGTGGGGGAGGCCGGGAGGGTGCCGGCTGGCAAGGCGGGTGTGTGTCCGTGGACGGAGGCGGGGGTATGGCGATGGCGATCGGGCGGGGCTGGGTGGGTGGCTTTATAAAGCGGCCGGCCGGCCGGAGCTGACGAGCAGCGCGCCGCGCGCACCCGATTCggtcggtggtggtggtggtggtggccggTGGCTAGCTAGTGTAGGTGCTGTGCTGGGCTCCCCCCGCGCGCGCTCTCTCTCTGTCTGTCACTGTGCCTctcgctcctcctcctcctgcccGTGGGAGAGATGCTGGCGCATCTGCGGCTGACGAAGGAAGATGtgaggaaggagagggaggggGCCAGGGGGGGTTGGCGCAGCGGCGACGCGGGGATTTATAGCCGCTGGGAATGGAGAGGTGGGAATCAAAAGGCTGAAGAGAGAGAGGTTTGCTAGACGGGACGGCGGAATCCGTTTCCGAGGATGAGCAGAGGGAGTCGAACGGGAACGGGAATCGGGCCGGGACTCGGGATCCAGGCGTGTCGCTGTAGCAGCACAAGTGAACAACACAACAGCGAGATTCTGATTCCTGTTCCAGGACGATGATCGTGGTGGGCGGCGGGAAAGGCAGCCCCCGGTTGGCATGCAGTCGAGGTGCAGGTGTAGGTGCAGGTGCAGGTGAAGGTGCAGGCGCAGGCGGTGGTGAATGGTGATGGACTGATGGTGAGATCTAGAGACCGAGCATAGCAACGGCAGCAAAATGCAAAACCACCTCTCCTCCACCGCTTGGTCTattatttttttttgaaaaaggaCACGGCAAGAGTATTGCCATGACCAAAAATTTATTAGAAAGAGACACTTACAAACAccggaaaggaaaagaaaaaacaaCACTAGGGTAGAGGAgggcaaagaaaagaaaagaagcacTAGCAAAACAGCCCACTAGAAACCCAACACGTCACACAAACAAAACGCTAAAACGCTAAAACTAACTAGAAGCTCTTTACGGGTTGAAATCTTCTTTGACGAAGTTGGCCACTTCTCGCTCGCTCTTCTCAAGACCATGAAAGATTCTTTGATAGAAAAAACTACCACTTTGATCTTTTTTACACATCAAACACACTCGTACATGCACCTTTAGATCTTGTTCAGTTGCACATGGTTCAAAAGTGATTGAGAATGCATTCGGTTCTTAATGATTGGACCCGAACTCTTTTCCACgtgatcaaagtttatataaattagagaaataaACCGGCTAAAAAAAGTTACATGTCTTTATTTTGGAAAAACGAAGGGCCCTAGAGAGGGTTAAATCTCCTTTATTACGAACATTTTTATTTGTTTAACTAAAGATACTTTATAATTATATGCTTCTTTCATtctttaaaaaataaaaaaacatttTCTTCTcatttccccttcccctgtagTAATAAAAAAATGGTAGATGAGCGTTGCAGAAGCACTGAGATCGATAGATGCTGCCGACTGCCGTGCGCGTGCAGGGAGGACGCAGCGGTGCAGAGCTGGCCGTGCGCGCACGTGCGGACGCGGACGGCCAGCGTGACCGGTGACGGCGTTACATTCCTGCTCTGCCGTCAGCGGTCAGCTCCGTCCGTCCGGCAAAGCTCCCTCTGCAGTCTGCAAGGTCGGCGGGCCGGGCCTTGCGGCAGACTAATCCCGGCCGGGCGCCCCGCCGCGTGCCGCCATGATCGATCAGGCTGACGACGAAGACCGAGCTCCCGGCCGGTCCGGATGCAGCTAAAAAACCCTTTATATATAGTAGTAGTAGGGCCCTGCTTGGGACCGCAACTCGATCATCCCCAACACCAGAGCACACAACGTACACCGCTGGTAGGCGTCGGCCATGCATGCTCTGTTTAGCTCACCTGGCCGGCTCCGGCGCGCTCCTCTTCGCTGCCGACGAGGCGACGAGACGAGAGAGACCCTTTCGTGTTTGCATTGCATGGTCATGGACCGGCTACGCGCGGCGCGGAAGCTGGAAAAAGGGTGTAGGGCTCGCGGGGGTGCATGCATGCGATGCGCATGGCATGGAGACGGAGAGATGGAGGTGGAGCTGCGTAGCGCAGCGCAGGTAGACGACGACGGAGGTTGCTAGCTATACTCCAGTCCAGCTCAGCtctcgcccgcccacgcgccgctgccgccgcttTTGCCGAACCGGCGCTCGCGGCCGGCACCTGCATGCGCTGCTCTCTGCAGCGCCGTCCGTCCGCGCGTGTCCGATCGATCCAACGGCCGGTGACTCCGACGCTTGCGATCGACATGCATGCATCAGCTGTCAGCCTGCATGTGAGAGATTCAGCAGCAGCGGGGCCGGGTCCATCGACGACGTGCTTGCCGCTAGCAGCTGGTACTTACTGCCAAGTGCCAACGCCGGTGTGGTCTGTAGGAGCGCGCCGCGCGCATCCATGCTGCCATGTCCGCCCCTTTCCTTCCATGTCGTCTTTGGAGAGGAGGAGGTGGCGCCGTGGCAAGCAAAGGCGCGCGCGCGTACGTGTCGTCTTCTCGCGAGTGCGGCTAGCCCCCACCACGCACTCGGACCCACGCGGCCATACCATATACGTGGACGCGGCTCAGAGCTCGCGCTGCACCGCGGCGCCGGCGCTAGCTAGCTGCCACCGTGCCCGCCATGGACTGCTTTTTCCCACTTCGACCGCCCCATCGACGGCTCTTACATCCACCGcgaattttttatttatttttaaccTTTAAAAACTATTTCTAAAGACAAAAGATATTTCTAAATCTAGTTTTTTTTGACACGCCAATTTTATCAAGCCACCTGCTGTGCCATCCCACACCTATTGACCTATCGCGCCAGAGAGAATACAAAGCCGTCGATGCCTTCTAGGTCTACTAGTCTTTCTCCAGTTTCTCATTGCCACCCACGTTCCAAATAGAAAtagggggtgtttgtttgggattataatctatccagattatataatccaacaatttTTGAACTAAGTGTTAGTTTAAAAAttattggattatataatctggatagattataatcccaaacaaacacccccatAGCAATGGGCCGGGTGTTGTAAAAACCCGTCCGCGATCATACCCGTGAAGTTTACCTAAATCCGTACGCAATTATACCCGTGGGTGCTGCATCCAAATCTATCATATTTTGGGTTACCCGCAGGTTTTACTCATTGTACAATTTTAAACAATAATTCAACTATAATCAATTAAGTACCAACAATAATTGAGTTATATCTACAGATTCTAAGCCTTTTCAAGTTGAGAGCAGCACAACATTTCATAAACCATTAGTCAAGATAATTATTCAATATTTATTGTATTTTAATCATTTTGCGCACAATAAAGAATTGAACCAATTTTCGAGTCGGGTGCGGCTCACCCATAGGTTGAAATAGAAACCCTACACCCATACCCGCGAAACTTCGGATCGGGTGCGGGTTGAACCCTCGGGTCAAAATCTTCATCC is a genomic window of Zea mays cultivar B73 chromosome 5, Zm-B73-REFERENCE-NAM-5.0, whole genome shotgun sequence containing:
- the LOC111274020 gene encoding uncharacterized protein LOC111274020 codes for the protein MASSSGSGSSGSLSAATAALAAAAGTEEELRALMEQRRAKRMLSNRESARRSRMRKQRHLDELTAQAAHLRRENAHVATALGLTAQGLLAVDAENAVLRTQTAELAARLGSLNDILACMNTNAVGAVAVSLTAAAAAAASSDPCLAFDGATALDDLLRSCPENMFQYQLC